A window of Vicia villosa cultivar HV-30 ecotype Madison, WI unplaced genomic scaffold, Vvil1.0 ctg.001554F_1_1, whole genome shotgun sequence contains these coding sequences:
- the LOC131635799 gene encoding pentatricopeptide repeat-containing protein At3g12770-like has product MSWIFTLPSLITKHKKFTPFETHTCLVLNLIKHLCSSSVHCFKSHSFYESLIDNSTHVTHLYQIHGHLVVSGLQYDRFLMTKLVNGNSNLGHVCYARKLFDEFPDPDLFMWNVVIRSYSRNGMWRNVIEMFRSMRWVGLSPDRFTFPCVVKACNELLDFGLSCLVHGQIVVYGFGSDVFVQNGLVVLYAKCGRIDLARGVFDGLCDRTIVSWTAIISGYAQNGEAWEALRMFNQMRKSDVKPDWILLVSVMRAYTDVDDLEQGRSLHGCVIKTGLEDESDLVISLTAFYAKCGQVTVARSFFDEMKTPNNNVMMWNAMISGYAKNGHAEEAVELFRGMISRSIQPDSITVRSAILACAQVGSLKLAQWMDDYVRKSKYGSGIFVITTLIDMYAKCGSVESARAVFNRASDKDVVMWSAMIMGYALHGQGWEAIYLYHAMKRDGVCPNDVTFIGLLTACSHSGLVKQGWELFNCMRDFGITPRNEHYSCVVDLLGRAGYLKQAFVFIMKMPIEPSVSVWGALLSACKIHRSVTLGEYAAQKLFSLDSYNTGHYVQLSNLYASTRMWDRVAYVRVLMKEKGLTKYLGFSVIEINGKLHTFHAGDMSHPRAKEIFDELQRLERKLKDVGFVPHTESVLHDLNYEEKEENLCIHSERIAVAYGLISTAPGTTLRITKNLRACVNCHSAIKVISKIVEREIIVRDANRFHHFKDGLCSCGDYW; this is encoded by the coding sequence ATGTCTTGGATTTTTACCTTACCTTCCCTCATTACAAAACACAaaaagttcacaccttttgaaaCACACACTTGTTTAGTCCTCAACTTGATCAAACATCTTTGTTCTTCATCAGTTCATTGTTTCAAATCACATTCATTTTATGAATCTCTTATTGATAATTCAACCCATGTTACACATCTTTATCAAATACATGGCCACCTAGTTGTTTCTGGATTGCAATATGATCGGTTTCTCATGACCAAATTAGTCAACGGAAACTCGAATCTTGGACATGTTTGTTATGCACGTAAGTTGTTCGATGAATTTCCCGACCCGGATTTGTTTATGTGGAATGTTGTTATTAGAAGTTATTCGAGGAATGGTATGTGGAGAAATGTTATTGAAATGTTTAGATCGATGAGATGGGTTGGGTTAAGTCCGGATAGGTTTACTTTTCCTTGTGTGGTTAAAGCTTGTAACGAGTTATTGGATTTTGGTTTGAGTTGTTTGGTTCATGGGCAGATAGTTGTTTATGGATTTGGGTCGGATGTGTTTGTGCAGAATGGGCTTGTGGTGTTGTATGCTAAATGTGGTCGGATTGATTTGGCGAGAGGGGTGTTTGATGGGTTATGTGATAGGACGATTGTTTCGTGGACTGCGATTATTTCGGGATATGCGCAGAATGGGGAAGCTTGGGAGGCATTGAGAATGTTTAATCAAATGAGAAAAAGTGATGTGAAACCGGATTGGATTTTGCTGGTGAGCGTTATGAGGGCTTATACTGATGTAGATGATTTGGAGCAAGGGAGGTCTCTTCATGGTTGTGTCATTAAAACGGGCCTTGAAGATGAGTCTGATTTGGTTATCTCACTTACGGCTTTTTATGCAAAATGTGGACAGGTGACAGTTGCGAGATCTTTCTTTGATGAAATGAAGACACCTAATAATAATGTGATGATGTGGAATGCAATGATATCTGGTTATGCGAAGAACGGTCATGCAGAGGAGGCAGTAGAGCTTTTTCGTGGCATGATTTCGAGAAGTATTCAACCAGATTCTATTACTGTTAGGTCTGCAATTTTAGCTTGTGCGCAAGTTGGTTCCCTCAAATTAGCACAATGGATGGATGACTATGTTAGAAAGAGTAAATACGGAAGCGGCATTTTCGTTATCACAACTCTCATTGATATGTATGCAAAATGTGGTAGTGTAGAATCTGCCCGTGCTGTATTCAACCGTGCTTCTGATAAGGATGTCGTTATGTGGAGTGCCATGATTATGGGATATGCATTGCATGGTCAAGGTTGGGAAGCCATTTATCTTTATCATGCGATGAAGCGAGACGGAGTATGCCCAAATGATGTCACCTTTATCGGCCTTCTCACCGCATGCAGTCATTCTGGTCTTGTAAAACAAGGGTGGGAGCTATTTAATTGCATGAGAGACTTTGGAATTACGCCTCGTAATGAACATTATTCTTGTGTGGTTGATCTCTTGGGACGTGCAGGTTATTTGAAACAGGCTTTTGTTTTTATCATGAAAATGCCGATTGAACCGAGTGTAAGTGTATGGGGAGCACTTCTTAGCGCATGCAAGATTCATCGTAGCGTAACATTGGGAGAGTACGCGGCACAAAAGCTATTCTCGTTAGATTCGTATAATACAGGGCACTATGTACAACTATCTAATCTCTATGCTTCCACTCGCATGTGGGATCGAGTTGCATATGTTCGGGTTCTAATGAAGGAGAAAGGATTGACTAAGTACCTTGGTTTTAGTGTTATTGAAATCAATGGGAAGCTACATACATTTCATGCAGGGGACATGTCGCATCCACGGGCTAAGGAAATTTTCGACGAGCTTCAGAGGCTAGAAAGAAAGTTAAAAGATGTCGGGTTTGTTCCACATACAGAATCTGTTTTGCATGATCTGAACTATGAAGAAAAGGAGGAGAATCTTTGTATTCATAGCGAGAGAATAGCGGTTGCTTATGGGCTTATTAGTACTGCTCCTGGAACTACTCTTAGAATAACAAAGAATCTCCGAGCATGTGTG